A stretch of Saccharomyces cerevisiae S288C chromosome IV, complete sequence DNA encodes these proteins:
- the IZH1 gene encoding PAQR-type receptor (Membrane protein involved in zinc ion homeostasis; member of the four-protein IZH family; transcription is regulated directly by Zap1p, expression induced by zinc deficiency and fatty acids; deletion increases sensitivity to elevated zinc; IZH1 has a paralog, IZH4, that arose from the whole genome duplication) has protein sequence MSITTTRRRNQDSVCCKATRASIKVEAVSGQTVFEKQKLLHNFDELPEWQKDNDKILTGYVRETLSWKKCLYSLFYWNNETVNIYTHLVPAIVYFVFAITLTNYFLIPVFPSTSWSDYTVINIFLMGAFSCLMCSSCFHCMKQHSEKQSNFWSKLDYLGIISLISCSMIPIIYFGYFDHISYFSLFTIVTLVLATFCTVCVLHDKFNTSTFRPFRAMFFILFGFSGLLPLTTGFFKFGIQGVLNRIKVSFVFWEALFYISGAVIYGFRIPETLAPGKFDFFGSSHQIFHIMVVLGSVCHLKAIIDSYKLMHSHIHP, from the coding sequence atgagtaTCACCACtactagaagaagaaaccaAGATAGTGTCTGCTGCAAGGCAACGAGAGCCTCCATTAAGGTGGAAGCTGTCTCAGGCCAGacagtttttgaaaagcaaaaacTGCTACACAATTTCGATGAGTTGCCAGAATGGCAAAAAGATAATGACAAAATTCTCACCGGGTACGTTCGTGAAACACTGTCATGGAAAAAGTGcttatattctttattttattgGAACAACGAGACTGTGAACATTTATACACATTTGGTACCGGCTATCGTATACTTCGTGTTTGCCATTACGTTGACCAACTACTTTCTAATTCCCGTTTTCCCCTCCACTTCCTGGTCCGATTACACCGTTATaaacattttcttgatgGGCGCTTTCTCATGTCTCATGTGCAGTAGCTGTTTCCACTGCATGAAGCAACACTCTGAAAAGCAAAGCAATTTCTGGAGCAAGCTCGACTACTTGGGGATTATCAGTTTGATTTCCTGTTCTATGATCCCTATAATATACTTTGGTTACTTCGACCACATATCCTACTTCAGTCTTTTCACGATTGTTACTTTAGTCCTGGCAACATTTTGTACAGTCTGTGTCCTCCACGACAAGTTTAACACTTCCACATTTCGTCCATTTAGGGCCATGTTTTTCATATTGTTTGGATTTAGTGGCTTACTCCCATTGACCACAGGGTTTTTCAAGTTCGGTATCCAAGGGGTTCTTAACAGAATAAAAGTCAGCTTTGTGTTTTGGGAAGCTCTCTTTTACATTTCAGGGGCTGTAATCTACGGGTTTAGGATTCCTGAAACTTTGGCTCCAGGGAAGTTCGATTTCTTCGGTAGCTCtcatcaaatatttcatATTATGGTGGTTCTTGGTTCTGTATGCCACTTGAAAGCCATTATCGATTCTTACAAATTAATGCATTCTCATATCCACCCTTGA
- the PKH1 gene encoding serine/threonine protein kinase PKH1 (Serine/threonine protein kinase; involved in sphingolipid-mediated signaling pathway that controls endocytosis; activates Ypk1p and Ypk2p, components of signaling cascade required for maintenance of cell wall integrity; contains a PH-like domain; redundant with Pkh2p; PKH1 has a paralog, PKH2, that arose from the whole genome duplication), producing the protein MGNRSLTEADHALLSKPLVPTSAEHTQTQEYPRPFVDGSNSQSGSELQASPQGQFGEKALTSTNRFIPLANDDPGMQHEMGLDPSMRRRREEWAERGAAKIVKDVVDPATGELTKHVVKMGIKDFKFGEQLGDGSYSSVVLATARDSGKKYAVKVLSKEYLIRQKKVKYVTVEKLALQKLNGTKGIFKLFFTFQDEASLYFLLEYAPHGDFLGLIKKYGSLNETCARYYASQIIDAVDSLHNIGIIHRDIKPENILLDKNMKVKLTDFGTAKILPEEPSNTADGKPYFDLYAKSKSFVGTAEYVSPELLNDNYTDSRCDIWAFGCILYQMLAGKPPFKAANEYLTFQKVMKIQYAFTAGFPQIVKDLVKKLLVRDPNDRLTIKQIKAHLFFHEVNFEDGSVWDDNPPEIQPYKINAEAMKPLQKVSESDTTVKMANLQLAGNGHADTPLQAPAATSQEHSVISMTAATAAFNKDYTSQPKLGSKSSTSVRSASNNTDREVIQKKVSKNRASVSSPSISTTSRGKDNRSRSSDAFWSRYLQNMDERVLLMKEVALSTRNLEDSPVGLENVALDYKNPLDIEPPTDSAGKFYKKMFLITNLGRALVFVKRRSLSMWEEQEFELQFELELNDVEKIRFISDQVLEIDGSRTIFIGCKERAVLMKLWKLIHNGMTAKPKVVSPKSDHKMFDKFILQKRQNTKKKNQAPPVPQSNRLINGLPDRCILKTPEEGALHTKRPTSLQTRSSSNYSKLLARSTQMRKNMTRTDEK; encoded by the coding sequence ATGGGAAATAGGTCTTTGACAGAGGCAGACCACGCCCTGCTGTCCAAGCCCTTGGTACCGACATCTGCGGAACATACACAAACGCAAGAGTATCCTCGTCCTTTCGTAGATGGCAGCAATTCTCAGAGCGGGTCTGAACTACAGGCTTCTCCACAAGGTCAGTTTGGAGAAAAGGCATTGACTAGTACTAATCGCTTCATTCCCCTGGCAAATGATGACCCGGGTATGCAGCACGAGATGGGTCTTGATCCCTCAATGAGGCGTAGAAGAGAAGAATGGGCAGAACGTGGTGCGGCAAAAATCGTCAAAGATGTTGTCGACCCAGCTACGGGGGAGTTAACTAAGCATGTTGTCAAGATGGGAATAAAGGACTTCAAGTTTGGAGAGCAACTCGGGGATGGATCATATTCTAGTGTTGTTCTGGCTACCGCCCGTGATTCGGGCAAGAAATATGCAGTAAAAGTGTTGAGTAAAGAATATCTGATCcgtcaaaaaaaagttaaataCGTCACAGTGGAGAAATTGGCTTTGCAGAAGCTGAATGGCACCAAGGGCATATTCAAGcttttcttcactttcCAGGACGAGGCAAGCTTGTATTTCCTTCTAGAATATGCCCCCCACGGTGATTTCTTGGGCTTGATTAAGAAATATGGATCTTTAAACGAGACATGTGCACGCTATTATGCGTCGCAGATCATCGATGCCGTTGACTCCTTGCATAATATCGGCATTATTCACAGGGATATCAAGCCCGAAAACATATTGCTCGACAAAAATATGAAAGTGAAGTTGACGGATTTTGGTACAGCCAAAATTTTACCGGAGGAACCTTCGAACACCGCAGATGGCAAGCCTTATTTCGATTTGTATGCTAAGTCGAAATCATTTGTTGGTACCGCAGAATATGTTTCTCCTGAGCTACTGAATGATAATTATACAGATTCCCGTTGTGACATTTGGGCATTTGGTTGCATATTGTACCAAATGCTTGCGGGAAAACCGCCTTTTAAAGCTGCCAATGAATATTTGACATTCCAAAAAGTAATGAAGATTCAATATGCGTTTACTGCAGGTTTTCCGCAAATAGTAAAAGATTTAGTTAAAAAACTATTAGTTAGGGATCCAAATGATAGATTGACCATAAAGCAGATCAAAGCACACCTCTTTTTCCATGAAGTCAACTTTGAAGATGGTTCTGTTTGGGATGATAATCCACCGGAGATACAGccatataaaataaatgcAGAGGCGATGAAGCCCCTGCAAAAGGTTTCTGAATCTGATACCACTGTCAAAATGGCCAACCTTCAGCTGGCTGGTAATGGACATGCAGATACTCCCCTGCAAGCACCAGCAGCGACCTCTCAAGAGCATTCTGTGATCAGTATGACTGCAGCAACCGCCGCATTCAATAAAGATTATACAAGTCAACCCAAATTGGGGAGCAAGTCAAGCACATCTGTTAGATCTGCCTCCAACAACACAGATCGCGAGgtaattcaaaagaaggtttcaaaaaatcGCGCATCTGTATCATCTCCTTCAATTTCTACTACATCACGGGGGAAAGATAATAGAAGTCGCTCTTCTGACGCCTTCTGGTCACGCTACTTGCAAAATATGGATGAACGTGTCTTGTTGATGAAGGAGGTAGCGCTTTCCACACGAAACTTAGAGGACTCACCTGTAGGTCTTGAGAACGTGGCTCTGGACTACAAGAACCCTCTTGATATCGAGCCTCCTACTGATAGTGCAGGCaaattttacaagaaaatgtttCTAATAACAAACCTAGGCAGAGCACTTGTTTTTGTCAAGAGAAGAAGTCTCAGCATGTGGGAAGAACAGGAATTTGAATTGCAATTCGAACTAGAGTTGAATGACGTTGAGAAGATACGCTTTATAAGTGATCAAGTCCTTGAAATTGACGGTTCCAGGACGATTTTCATAGGATGCAAAGAGAGAGCAGTTTTAATGAAACTATGGAAATTAATACATAATGGAATGACCGCCAAACCTAAAGTAGTATCGCCGAAGTCGGACCATAAAATGTTTGATAAGTtcattcttcaaaaaagacagaatacaaaaaaaaagaatcaagCTCCTCCCGTACCTCAATCGAATAGGCTAATAAATGGTTTACCGGACCGTTGCATCTTAAAGACACCCGAAGAAGGCGCACTTCACACAAAACGTCCCACTTCGTTGCAGACCCGATCGTCATCTAATTACTCAAAATTGCTGGCAAGATCGACACAAATGCGGAAAAACATGACACGGACagatgaaaaatga
- the PAC11 gene encoding dynein intermediate chain (Dynein intermediate chain, microtubule motor protein; required for intracellular transport and cell division; acts in cytoplasmic dynein pathway; forms complex with dynein light chain Dyn2p that promotes Dyn1p homodimerization and potentiates motor processivity; Dyn2p-Pac11p complex is also important for interaction of dynein motor complex with dynactin complex; forms cortical cytoplasmic microtubule capture site with Num1p; essential in the absence of CIN8), with protein MERLKQLEEKRRQLKELRERRKQASLFPGSETMGHHPTEVHAKATMVSVSVQTDMEEGSKIQEPQSAYLRRKEVITYDKGIQTDQIEEEQLQENENHTTTDAVAIETTAADENNKDKAENDQPRLELAKPFLVEEAAATLSNASFARLETEVSASGQQAPSNMQQDKDNLMQWNMVSENLQSETDCDCIAQEYDPGKGVLVVVYLRLPPADLQYASSEAAWSVVNVVKCDNASGRNGLLIDMVEFRGTRIMTATILRRYHPESNVISILLATLTGKIILYELRLKQKKPETPVVYVVQRNMVARHYFQHPVVAVIETSSVQDQERVLVAADNGNIMELSCLDLTVLRKPQQLRPVPLSQLLSLENDTCTYTERLQRLAKFDEVGIACMAYTSEDPQYVWIGGEDGGIYKVFWDQPGPLYLSLDNNGFQPAENHSTRVTGLEFHWDDARRLMLLLSCSTDWTVRLWDARAGKAIIGAPLLLGGPVLRARWLEKNNGGENSRTLRCQVWCADGRLVVVNWAFDAKTSLYTATVIS; from the coding sequence ATGGAGCGATTGAAGCAACTGGAGGAAAAAAGGAGACAATTGAAAGAGCTGCGTGAGAGGCGAAAACAAGCCAGCTTGTTCCCTGGGAGCGAGACGATGGGCCACCATCCCACAGAGGTGCACGCTAAGGCAACCATGGTCAGCGTTTCAGTGCAGACCGACATGGAGGAAGGCTCAAAGATTCAAGAGCCCCAATCTGCATATCTTCGACGTAAGGAGGTTATAACATACGACAAAGGCATTCAAACAGATCAAATTGAGGAAGAACAACtgcaagaaaatgaaaatcaCACCACTACTGATGCTGTCGCCATTGAAACTACTGCTGCCGAcgaaaataataaagacaAAGCTGAAAACGACCAGCCAAGGTTAGAACTAGCCAAaccttttcttgttgaagaGGCGGCGGCAACGCTGAGCAACGCTAGTTTTGCGCGGCTGGAGACAGAGGTTTCTGCGTCAGGCCAGCAGGCGCCATCGAACATGCAACAGGATAAAGACAACCTCATGCAATGGAACATGGTCAGTGAGAATTTACAATCAGAGACAGACTGCGATTGTATCGCTCAGGAGTATGACCCAGGAAAAGGCGTCTTGGTTGTGGTTTATCTACGATTGCCGCCGGCAGACCTACAGTATGCTAGCAGCGAAGCGGCGTGGTCTGTGGTGAATGTAGTCAAGTGCGATAATGCCAGCGGACGCAACGGCCTCTTGATAGATATGGTAGAGTTCCGTGGTACGCGGATCATGACAGCCACGATCCTCCGTCGGTATCATCCGGAAAGCAATGTAATATCAATCTTGTTGGCGACCTTGACGGGCAAGATCATATTGTACGAGCTTAGAttgaaacagaaaaagCCAGAAACACCGGTAGTGTATGTCGTGCAGCGAAATATGGTGGCAAGACACTACTTTCAGCACCCAGTGGTGGCTGTAATTGAAACAAGCAGCGTGCAAGATCAAGAGAGAGTACTTGTGGCAGCTGATAATGGCAATATTATGGAGTTGAGCTGCCTGGACTTGACTGTTTTGCGGAAGCCACAGCAGCTCCGTCCTGTACCGCTATCACAGCTTTTATCTTTGGAGAATGATACTTGCACATATACGGAGCGATTGCAGCGGTTGGCAAAGTTTGATGAGGTAGGTATAGCTTGCATGGCGTACACGAGTGAGGACCCGCAGTACGTCTGGATCGGTGGCGAAGACGGTGGTATATACAAGGTTTTCTGGGACCAACCTGGGCCGCTGTACCTCTCTTTGGACAACAATGGGTTCCAACCTGCAGAAAACCACTCTACGAGGGTAACCGGGTTAGAGTTTCATTGGGACGATGCTCGGCGGCTAATGCTTCTATTATCATGTTCCACGGACTGGACGGTGCGGCTGTGGGACGCGCGAGCAGGGAAAGCTATCATAGGGGCGCCATTGTTGTTAGGGGGGCCCGTACTACGTGCACGCTGGCTcgaaaaaaacaatggaGGGGAAAATAGTCGCACTCTACGGTGTCAAGTGTGGTGTGCAGATGGTCGCCTCGTTGTTGTAAATTGGGCTTTCGATGCTAAGACGTCCCTCTACACGGCCACTGTTATCTCCTAA
- the VPS72 gene encoding Vps72p (Htz1p-binding component of the SWR1 complex; exchanges histone variant H2AZ (Htz1p) for chromatin-bound histone H2A; may function as a lock that prevents removal of H2AZ from nucleosomes; required for vacuolar protein sorting) → MSDEGADKSLDTNTEFIIQTRSRRSNAGNKLQKLLEQELRDIESTKRQISSYKNGNDDEEDEIGLLFQEDEDDEDFEMMAKDDDDEGEEKEDETQSIRKEPSQASSEQAADDLMFSSSESEDSSNENDEDAEEKEIRRQELLSRKKRNKRLQKGPVVIKKQKPKPKSGEAIPRSHHTHEQLNAETLLLNTRRTSKRSSVMENTMKVYEKLSKAEKKRKIIQERIRKHKEQESQHMLTQEERLRIAKETEKLNILSLDKFKEQEVWKKENRLALQKRQKQKFQPNETILQFLSTAWLMTPAMELEDRKYWQEQLNKRDKKKKKYPRKPKKNLNLGKQDASDDKKRESEESIKNDGDVNSLGENSSSVHNQKRIEETSTNDTVEGESSPDAAVSRVNSDELKPTALPDVTLDAIANKQSTVDEAPNSQPQKNIITNEQKITNVGEPIQNLHNEEIKDEMVSALESRENTFENSSPAAQVVSQRDNSATPTPSNSTGTEDTILISPDTDIKGEPEPCLKTEGIENLSHNVPQETKSNTDVSFLKQVTFTDHPQVAIIDTEESPSKKDTANVDESSAENSLSTQTYEGPEQLTSRNFVTLYDFPNAPPNLKDFNTNLFGDRWSYTNGLSATQRPQDMKTVFHSILPSPPQSSVPSPTVDISLDLSALANFPSFGEYDKKIVHQINTEINKDLEIKIKTQPPTGVFLANGIRKKCLITNKECQYFDPRTGVPYSDVEAYKIIQRIQDPISKEEGRSDIKRDETTNEDSDDQVRFKWFGFKNGGIYLDLSQRPAKGVPEGF, encoded by the coding sequence ATGAGTGATGAAGGTGCTGATAAAAGTCTAGATACTAACACAGAATTTATTATACAAACACGATCTAGGAGGTCTAATGCCGGTAATAAATTACAAAAACTATTGGAGCAGGAGCTAAGAGATATAGAATCTACCAAAAGACAAATTTCTTCCTATAAGAATggtaatgatgatgaagaagatgaaataggGCTGTTGTTTcaggaagatgaagatgatgaagatttcGAAATGATGGCAaaagatgacgatgatgaaggggaagaaaaagaagatgagaCTCAAAGTATAAGGAAAGAGCCCTCTCAGGCTTCAAGTGAGCAAGCAGCCGATGACTTAATGTTCAGCAGTAGCGAATCTGAGGACTCCAGCAACGagaatgatgaagatgcagaggaaaaggaaatacGAAGACAAGAACTactttcaagaaagaaaagaaacaagagaTTACAGAAGGGTCCCGTTGTaatcaaaaaacaaaaaccTAAGCCTAAGTCAGGAGAAGCTATACCAAGATCGCACCATACCCATGAACAATTAAACGCAGAGACGTTACTATTAAATACAAGGAGAACTTCTAAAAGATCATCGGTAATGGAAAACACGATGAAAGTTTATGAGAAATTGTCTaaagctgaaaaaaagagaaaaattatacAAGAAAGAATAAGGAAACACAAGGAGCAGGAGTCTCAGCATATGCTGACACAAGAAGAGAGGCTACGGATTGCCAAGGAGACTGAGAAGCTGAATATTTTGTCACTGGATAAGTTCAAGGAACAAGAAGTTTGGAAAAAGGAGAATCGTCTAGCTTTGCAGAAAAGACAAAAGCAGAAATTCCAGCCAAATGAGACTATACTGCAATTTTTATCTACTGCTTGGCTAATGACGCCAGCGATGGAGTTAGAAGATCGTAAATATTGGCAGGAACAATTGAATAAACGTgataagaagaagaaaaaatatccGAGGAAgccaaagaagaatttaaATCTCGGAAAACAGGACGCATCAGATGATAAAAAGCGGGAGAGTGAAGAATCGATAAAGAACGATGGCGACGTGAATTCTTTGGGTGAGAATTCTTCATCTGTACACAACCAGAAAAGGATTGAGGAAACTTCTACTAACGATACAGTTGAAGGAGAATCGAGTCCAGATGCAGCGGTGAGTAGAGTAAATTCAGACGAATTAAAGCCAACAGCATTACCTGATGTTACATTGGACGCAATTGCAAACAAGCAGAGTACCGTTGATGAAGCTCCCAACAGCCAACcacaaaagaatataataaCTAATGAGCAAAAAATTACCAATGTAGGCGAACCGATACAAAATTTAcataatgaagaaattaaagatGAAATGGTAAGTGCTCTCGAGAGCAGGGAAAatacttttgaaaactcATCACCTGCTGCCCAAGTGGTCTCACAAAGGGATAATTCTGCAACACCTACACCATCAAACTCCACTGGCACTGAAGATACTATATTGATCTCTCCGGATACGGATATAAAAGGAGAGCCTGAACCTTGTCTGAAAACCGAAGGCATCGAGAACTTATCTCATAATGTACCACAAGAGACCAAAAGCAATACTgatgtttctttcttgaaacAAGTAACGTTTACCGACCATCCGCAAGTGGCCATAATCGATACTGAAGAGTCACCctcaaaaaaagatacaGCTAATGTTGATGAATCTTCCGCGGAAAACTCTTTATCAACACAGACCTACGAAGGGCCTGAGCAATTAACCTCAAGGAACTTTGTTACACTTTATGATTTTCCTAATGCTCCTCCAAATCTAAAAGATTTTAACACAAACTTATTTGGTGATCGATGGTCATACACAAATGGGTTATCCGCCACTCAGCGTCCACAAGATATGAAAACTGTTTTCCACTCCATTTTACCATCACCTCCTCAGTCTTCAGTACCGTCTCCTACCGTAGATATATCACTTGATCTGTCAGCTCTGGCAAATTTCCCATCTTTTGGGGAATACGATAAGAAAATAGTCCATCAAATCAACACAGAGATAAATAAGGATTTGgaaatcaaaattaaaacaCAGCCTCCAACGGGTGTCTTCTTAGCCAATggtataagaaaaaaatgtttaaTCACAAATAAAGAATGTCAGTACTTTGATCCAAGGACTGGTGTGCCTTATTCTGATGTGGAAGCTTATAAAATTATTCAGCGGATTCAAGATCCTATTTCTAAGGAGGAGGGAAGGTCAGATATCAAGCGTGATGAAACGACAAATGAGGATAGTGACGATCAAGTGAGATTCAAGTGGTTTGGGTTCAAAAACGGCGGTATTTACCTTGATTTAAGTCAAAGACCTGCAAAAGGTGTTCCTGAAGGATTTTAA
- the SLD5 gene encoding DNA replication protein SLD5 (Subunit of the GINS complex (Sld5p, Psf1p, Psf2p, Psf3p); complex is localized to DNA replication origins and implicated in assembly of the DNA replication machinery), translating into MDINIDDILAELDKETTAVDSTKITQGSSSTTHRDANTIVGSSLDLNDKTQIYVSPQQDFSDLMKSWKNERCSPELLPYPHQLMKRLLNRISMQSQLIENISMGFLDMQNASNANPPMPNESKLPLLCMETELERLKFVIRSYIRCRLSKIDKFSLYLRQLNEDENSLISLTDLLSKDEIKYHDTHSLIWLKLVNDSILKYMPEELQAINDTEGSVNMIDEPDWNKFVFIHVNGPPDGKWNEDPLLQENEFGKPCYTVTIPDLKEEVELTIGSIYVMRYEVIRDLLRDDKVALI; encoded by the coding sequence ATGGACATTAACATAGACGATATTCTTGCAGAACTGGATAAGGAAACTACTGCTGTCGACTCTACCAAGATCACGCAAGGTTCTTCTTCCACTACCCACAGAGATGCAAATACAATAGTGGGTTCGTCCTTAGACTTGAATGACAAGACTCAGATATATGTCTCTCCCCAGCAGGATTTTTCTGACTTGATGAAGTCTTGGAAAAATGAACGGTGTTCGCCAGAACTCTTACCATATCCTCATCAGTTGATGAAAAGATTATTGAATCGAATATCCATGCAATCTCAATTAATTGAAAACATTTCAATGGGATTCCTCGATATGCAAAATGCTTCTAATGCGAACCCGCCTATGCCTAACGAATCTAAATTGCCTTTACTCTGCATGGAAACTGAGTTAGAAAGATTGAAATTTGTTATTAGAAGCTACATACGATGTAGGCTAAGCAAAATTGACAAATTCTCACTTTATTTGCGCCAAttaaatgaagatgaaaattcGCTGATCTCTCTTACAGATTTACTATCCAAAgatgaaatcaaatacCATGACACGCATTCCCTGATCTGGTTGAAACTAGTCAATGATTCTATCCTGAAATACATGCCCGAAGAACTTCAGGCTATTAATGATACAGAAGGTAGCGTAAACATGATAGATGAGCCCGACTGGAACAAATTTGTCTTTATACACGTTAACGGCCCACCAGATGGTAAATGGAACGAAGATCCGCTATTGCAGGAAAACGAGTTCGGTAAACCTTGCTACACGGTCACAATACCCGATTTAAAGGAAGAGGTTGAACTCACTATTGGAAGTATTTACGTTATGAGATATGAAGTCATTAGGGATCTGCTGAGAGACGACAAAGTTGCTCTTATTTGA
- the RIB3 gene encoding 3,4-dihydroxy-2-butanone-4-phosphate synthase RIB3 (3,4-dihydroxy-2-butanone-4-phosphate synthase (DHBP synthase); required for riboflavin biosynthesis from ribulose-5-phosphate, also has an unrelated function in mitochondrial respiration) — MFTPIDQAIEHFKQNKFVIVMDDAGRENEGDLICAAENVSTEQMAFLVRHSSGYVCAPMTNAIADKLDLPLLRTGMKFESNDDDRHGTAYTITVDVAQGTTTGISAHDRSMTCRALADSSSTPKSFLKPGHICPLRAADGGVLQRRGHTEAGVDLCKLSGLSPVAVIGELVNDDEQGTMMRLNDCQAFGKKHGIPLISIEELAQYLKK, encoded by the coding sequence ATGTTTACACCAATTGATCAAGCTATAGAACACTTCAAGCAGAATAAGTTTGTAATTGTTATGGACGATGCCGGTCGTGAAAATGAAGGTGATCTTATTTGCGCTGCTGAAAATGTCAGCACTGAACAAATGGCCTTTCTTGTACGCCATTCCTCAGGCTACGTCTGTGCACCTATGACGAATGCCATTGCTGATAAGTTGGACCTTCCACTACTGAGAACAGGCATGAAGTTTGAATCCAATGATGACGACAGGCATGGAACTGCATACACAATAACTGTAGATGTAGCCCAAGGCACTACCACAGGTATTTCTGCTCACGACAGGTCGATGACTTGTAGGGCTCTTGCAGACTCTTCCTCTACGCCaaaatcatttttaaaaCCAGGGCACATCTGTCCCTTGAGAGCCGCTGATGGCGGTGTTTTGCAGAGAAGAGGCCACACTGAGGCCGGTGTCGATTTGTGTAAACTAAGTGGACTAAGTCCCGTCGCTGTTATTGGCGAATTGGTTAACGATGACGAACAAGGAACTATGATGAGATTAAATGACTGCCAAGCGTTTGGTAAGAAACATGGCATTCCTTTGATCTCCATCGAAGAATTGGCCCaatatttgaagaaataa
- the VPS60 gene encoding Vps60p (Protein involved in late endosome to vacuole transport; cytoplasmic and vacuolar membrane protein; required for normal filament maturation during pseudohyphal growth; may function in targeting cargo proteins for degradation; interacts with Vta1p), with product MNRIFGYGNKKSHDQLLQESNQSMNQAQQSLSNRISQLDTQIAQLNFQLQNIQKNLQRSNNKQPSLRKQALKILNKRKQLENMKDSLDSQSWSMTQAQLTNDNLQNTMITINALKQTNNAMKAQYGKINIDKLQDMQDEMLDLIEQGDELQEVLAMNNNSGELDDISDAELDAELDALAQEDFTLPTSENSLGNDMPSYLLGANAPPAFIDEEPNLDTEDKNKALESAQ from the coding sequence ATGAACAGGATTTTCGGATATGGGAACAAAAAGAGCCATGATCAGCTCTTACAAGAGTCGAATCAGTCCATGAATCAGGCCCAACAATCACTATCGAACAGAATATCCCAGTTAGATACTCAAATCGCCCAGTTAAACTTCCAGCTgcaaaatattcaaaagaatttgCAAAGATCAAACAACAAGCAACCCTCGTTAAGAAAACAGGCTTTGAAGATTTTAAATAAACGTAAACAGTTAGAAAATATGAAGGATTCTTTAGATTCTCAATCCTGGTCCATGACGCAAGCCCAGTTAACAAATGATAACTTACAGAACACAATGATCACTATAAACGCACTAAAGCAAACAAACAATGCCATGAAGGCTCAATACGGCAAGATAAATATCGACAAACTACAGGACATGCAGGATGAGATGCTGGATTTAATAGAACAAGGGGATGAGCTGCAAGAAGTCTTGGCAATGAATAATAACAGTGGCGAGCTCGACGACATTAGTGATGCAGAGCTGGATGCAGAGCTGGATGCTCTGGCACAAGAGGATTTCACTTTGCCAACCAGCGAAAACTCATTAGGTAACGATATGCCCAGTTACTTACTAGGTGCGAATGCGCCACCGGcttttattgatgaagagCCAAACTTAGATACTGaagacaaaaataaagctTTAGAAAGCGCTCagtga